The nucleotide window AAAAAACGACTGCGGGAGGAAATTAAGCGTGTCCTCAGTATATCGGAGTATCCTTCAAAGAAGGACGATAAGAAGCTTTAAATCCAAGAAAATTCCTCGCTCTATTTTGAGAAAATTGGTAAATGCCGGCAGGCTTGCTCCCTCCGCCGCCAATCTGCAACCTTTGGAATTTCTGGTGGTAGACAAGAAAAAACTTTCCCAAAGCATTTTCCCTTTTCTTAATTGGGCAGGCTATATCTCACCTTATGGAACACCACCCCAGCATAAAAGGCCGGTTAGTTATATTTTGATTCTTGTCAATAAAAGGAAGGAAAATCCCCAATATAGTCCTTACGATGTGGGAGCTGCTGTGGAGAACATTATTCTTACTGCTTGGGAGTTAGGGATAGGAGTTTGCTGGATTAAGTCGATGCAGAAAGAAAAAATCTCTTCCTTATTTAATTTACCTGATTATCTAAATTTGGATTCTGTGCTTGCTTTAGGTTATCGCGATGAGATGCCGAGGTTAGAGGTATTGAAAGATTCGGTAAAATACTGGAAAGACAAGTTTGGTCGGCTCCATGTACCCAAGCGTAAATTATCCGAAGTTTTGCATATAAATCGGATGGAAAGAGGAGAAAGCGATTTCTATTTCTTAACGGAGAGATAATTTTTGGTATTTTCTTTAACTCTTTAACTAATATACGCTTATCTATGACGAGAGTAATTTTTGATATTGAGACGATCGGAGAAGATTTTGAGAATCTCGATGAGACCTCCAAGGAGTATATGCTTAAATATTCTGAGACCGAGGAAGACAAAGAGTCAGTGCGTCAGTCTTTGGGTTTTTATCCGCTTACGGGTGAAATCGTGGCTATTGGCATGCTCAATCCAGACACAGACAAAGGGGTAGTGTATTTCCAAGCACCGGGGACAGAATTAACAAGATTAGTTGAAGACAATGTAGAATTTGTGCAGGGAGATGAGCAAGAAATCCTTATGCAATTCTGGCAGACCATAAGGCGCTATGACCAATTTATTACCTTTAACGGGAGAAGTTTTGATTGTCCTTATATTATGATTCGTTCTGCGATTCACAAAATAAAACCCACGCGGAATCTCATGCCTTATCGTTATGACTCCAAAGAACACATTGATTTACTGGACTTATTTACTTTTTACGGAGCAGTAAGAAAGAGATTCAGTTTACATATGTGGTGCAGAGCCTTTGGCATAAAAAGCCCTAAAGAAGAAGGCATCACCGGCGATACAGTTAAGGATTTCTTTAAGGAGAAGAAATTTTTAGAAATCGCACGGTATTGTTTAGGAGATTTATACGCCACCAAAGAACTCTATTTTTACTGGGATAAATACATCAAGGTCTAAAATTTCTTTCCAGAATAAATGGATAAGTCTATTGTTTTTTTTATTCCTGCAGAGCAAAGCAAAGACATAGAGCGTTTGGGATATCTTTTAAAAGTCCTTATCAAAGAGAGTGAATTGCTTGAGGATACCGAGAAGCATTCCTTGGTTGCCATAAAGCTTACCTTTGGGGAAAAAGACAATAAGGGTTTTCTTGATCCACGTTTGGTAAAAATTATTGTGGAGAGATTAAAAAAAAAGGGAGCAAAACCTTTTCTCACCGATACCAATGTAATTTATCCGGGAAAGAGAACCAATGCCGTAGACCATTTAGAGCTTGCTTCTGGGCATGGTTTTAGCTGGGAGGCATTAAATTGTCCACTTTTTATCGGCGATGGTCTTCTGGGTGAGAGTAGTCGTGAGTTGGAGATAGATAAGAAGCATATTAAAAGTGCCCACATCGCCCCTTTTATTTTTTATATAGAGCATTTAATTTCCCTTGCTCATTTTACAGGACATCTGCTTACCGGTTTTGGAGCGACATTAAAGAATCTGGGAATGGGTCTTGCTACCCGTAAGGGAAAATTGCAACTGCATGCCAATATCAAACCTAAGGTTATCGCTAAGAATTGCCGTTTTTGCAAACTTTGCATCGCAAACTGTCCAACGAAGGCAATTGTCGAGAAAGAGAATTTTTGTTTCATCCAAGAAGAACGATGTTTAGGTTGTGGCGAGTGTTTGGTAGCCTGTAAATTTAATGCTATCGAAGTTGACTATGGTGAAGAGGTCAATATTCTTTGTGAGAAGATAATAGAGTATGCCTATGCAGTTTTAAAAGGTGTAAAAAGAAAGGCATTTTTTAATTTTCTGGTGCATATTACCAAAGAATGCGATTGTATGGCTAAAGACGACCCTTTAGTTATTCCCGACATCGGCATTTTAGCTTCTACTGACCCTGTAGCCGTCGACAAGGCAGGAGTGGATTTAGCAAGAGAGAAGGCAGGGAGAGATATTTTTAAAGAGTTACATCCCAAATCTGCACGATGCGAAATTCAATTAGAATATGCCCAAAATATTGGATTAGGAAGTTTAGATTATGAATTAATAACTTTAAAATCATAGAAAGGAGGTAAACGTGTTTTTCCTTATCTTTAAGACAGTATTGTTTTTTTTCTTTCTCGTAAATAGCGTATCAGCCGCCCCTACCTGTGGCACGATTGTCCCTGGGAGGAATAAGTTCCAGTGGGGATTAGCGATTAATTCTATCCAGAAATACAGAATGAAGGGGGCGGTAAATAAGATAGATTTTAAAAGCAATCAGGCGTTTTTAACCCTTGCTTACGGAATTCTTAATAAACTTGTTTTGGACGGAAAATTGGGAATTGGCTCTATCAAAAATGATTATGTAAATAACAACGACTTTGATTACGATACCGGATGGGGAGGGGGTTATGGCTTGAGATTTAAACTTTATGAAAATGAAAACCAAAAGACAAAAATAATTTTGGGTGCACATCATATAAGTATTCATCCTCCTGATGAAGAGTTAAATTCCGTTGAGTATAAAACCATATTAGATGACAACCAGTTTGATGCCCTTTTCTCTAAAGATTATGACTTTGGTACCCCTTATGTGGGTCTGAAATTATCCCGCAGTAGGCTCTTGCGTCGGGATAATAACGGGAATAGTTCCTTTCACTCACCCTGGAAGATAGGAGTGGTTTTTGGTTATGATAGAGAAGTTTCCCAAAACACTTTTCTTAATCTGGAGATGCGTTTTATTGATGAGATCTCCTTTAGCCTTGGGCTTTCTCGTCTATTTTAGCACTTGACAAATTTTAGGACTATGTTATAATTTTAATAGAAAAACTTAAGGCAAGTTAGCTTCTAAACTTCCCAAGAAATGGCTATTTATTGTTGTCCTAAATGTGAACTGTGGAATTCTTGCTCTACCAAGTGGCTCCGCTCAGAGAAAGGTGAGGAGAATCTTTGTTGTAGTTCCTGTTCCGCTTATAAAGATTGCCTCAGAAAAGACATCGAAAAACTTCTGGAAGAAAAAGCAGTAAAAATTGATTGGCTAAGAGAGCAGTTGGATGAGGCGATCAATCCCGAAACAATAGTTTCCTCGGAAAATATCTACGGTTTAAATCTACGCGATTTTAAAGCCTTTGTGGCTAACTATGCGCTTACAGGTTTCTGGATACTTCTTGGTCTGGAAACAAAGTTGTTACAGCAGAGTATTCTTTATACCATCTCCATTATTCCTTGCCTTCTCGTCTTTTGGATAATTTTGAGAAAGGTGCAGAAATCCGTATCCATAGCAAAAGCTTAAATTCTCAAATTCTCAATTTCTTAATTTTATAATTTTATTTTTACCATTGCATATTTTTATTTTTTGTGTTAACATTACATTCCTAAATTTAAAGAATATTTTTTAAAAAGGAGGTAGAGATGAAAAGTTTTTTTCTTGCTTTAATTTTGGGTTTTTTGCTTTTTACGACGTTGGTGGAAGGTGCTTCTCGGGTAGTTCCCTTAGAATATCCTGATATAAGTGAGTTAGAAGATGATAAATTTTTAGACCTTGTTCAGAGAAAGGCATTTGAGTTTTTCTGGTATGAAGCAAATCCCGAAAATGGGTTAATCAAAGACCGCGCTAACAACTTTGGACCAGATGAATATAAGATTTCTTCTATTGCCTCCGTAGGGTTTGGTCTGACCGCGCTGTGCATTGCCGAGAAAAGAGGTTGGCTTACTCACGAAGAGGCATACAACCGTGTGCTTACTACCTTAAAGTTTTTCAAAGATAAAATGAAGCGCGAATTCGGCTTTTATTACCATTTTGTGCATATGGATAATGGTGAACCCTTGAGAAAGACAGAAGTTTCTTCCATTGATACCGCGCTCTTTCTCGCAGGAGCATTATTCTGCGGTGAGTTTTATAAAGGAACAGAGGTAGAGAAGTTAGCAGTTGAGCTCTATCGGGAAGTGGAATGGGATAAAATGTTAAATGGAGGGACTACCCTTTCGATGGGTTGGAAACCAGCGCACTTGCCCGATGCCGGATTTATTGTTGACCGCTGGAGTTATTATTCCGAAGCGATGATGCTCTATCTTTTTGCCATTGGTTCGCCGAACCATCCTATACCCAGTGAATATTGGTTTGAATGGATGCGTCCCATAAGAAAATATAAAGATTTTGTTACGGTATCTTTTCCTGCTTTGTTTGCGCATCAATATTCTCATCTCTGGATAGATTTTCGCAACAAAAACGATGGGATTTGCGACTATTTTCAGAATTCTGTAAATGCCACTTTAGCCAATCGTCAGTTTTGTATTGATAATATGAATAAGTATAAAACCTACGGCCCTGACTCATGGGGGTTAACCGCCTGTGACGGACCAGAAGGCTACAATGTCTACGGCGCTCCTCCTTCTATCTATTTACCCAAACATGACGGAACCATTGCTCCTACTGCAGCGGGTGGTTCGTTAATGTTTACTCCCCAGGAGTCCATTTCCTGTTTAAGAAATCTCTATACCCAACACAAAGAGAAAATTTGGGGAATCTATGGATTTTCCGATGCCTTCAATTTAGACAAAAACTGGTTTGCTTCAGATGTAATCGGTATTGATTTAGGAGCGATTGTTTTAAGTATTGAGAATTACCGTTCGGGAATGGTTTGGGATTATTTTATGCGTAATGAATTTATAAAGAAGGCATTGGAGAAAGCGGGAT belongs to Candidatus Omnitrophota bacterium and includes:
- a CDS encoding DUF362 domain-containing protein; translated protein: MDKSIVFFIPAEQSKDIERLGYLLKVLIKESELLEDTEKHSLVAIKLTFGEKDNKGFLDPRLVKIIVERLKKKGAKPFLTDTNVIYPGKRTNAVDHLELASGHGFSWEALNCPLFIGDGLLGESSRELEIDKKHIKSAHIAPFIFYIEHLISLAHFTGHLLTGFGATLKNLGMGLATRKGKLQLHANIKPKVIAKNCRFCKLCIANCPTKAIVEKENFCFIQEERCLGCGECLVACKFNAIEVDYGEEVNILCEKIIEYAYAVLKGVKRKAFFNFLVHITKECDCMAKDDPLVIPDIGILASTDPVAVDKAGVDLAREKAGRDIFKELHPKSARCEIQLEYAQNIGLGSLDYELITLKS
- a CDS encoding nitroreductase family protein; translated protein: MSSVYRSILQRRTIRSFKSKKIPRSILRKLVNAGRLAPSAANLQPLEFLVVDKKKLSQSIFPFLNWAGYISPYGTPPQHKRPVSYILILVNKRKENPQYSPYDVGAAVENIILTAWELGIGVCWIKSMQKEKISSLFNLPDYLNLDSVLALGYRDEMPRLEVLKDSVKYWKDKFGRLHVPKRKLSEVLHINRMERGESDFYFLTER
- a CDS encoding ribonuclease H-like domain-containing protein; amino-acid sequence: MTRVIFDIETIGEDFENLDETSKEYMLKYSETEEDKESVRQSLGFYPLTGEIVAIGMLNPDTDKGVVYFQAPGTELTRLVEDNVEFVQGDEQEILMQFWQTIRRYDQFITFNGRSFDCPYIMIRSAIHKIKPTRNLMPYRYDSKEHIDLLDLFTFYGAVRKRFSLHMWCRAFGIKSPKEEGITGDTVKDFFKEKKFLEIARYCLGDLYATKELYFYWDKYIKV